Proteins co-encoded in one Polaromonas vacuolata genomic window:
- a CDS encoding VOC family protein gives MIDHLDHLVLTTAREAACIDFYTRVLGMQLESFIGGTPPVERKAFKFGAQKINLHIQGAEFEPKAYLPVPGSLDLCFITRISLAAVIANLQAANWPIIEGPVLRTGATGKIHSVYLRDPDLNLIELSVQA, from the coding sequence ATGATTGATCACCTCGACCACTTAGTACTGACCACCGCCCGAGAAGCCGCCTGCATAGATTTCTACACCCGCGTTTTAGGTATGCAACTTGAGTCATTCATCGGCGGTACTCCACCGGTCGAACGCAAAGCGTTTAAATTTGGCGCGCAAAAAATCAACCTGCATATTCAAGGCGCAGAGTTTGAACCCAAGGCCTATTTGCCGGTGCCGGGCTCACTCGACTTGTGCTTTATCACCCGTATTTCGTTGGCGGCCGTTATCGCAAATTTGCAGGCGGCGAACTGGCCGATTATTGAAGGGCCAGTATTGAGAACCGGCGCGACGGGAAAAATTCACTCTGTCTATCTGCGCGACCCTGACCTGAACTTGATTGAGCTGTCGGTTCAGGCTTGA
- a CDS encoding CaiB/BaiF CoA transferase family protein yields MEKILHNTETKNNPRSGPLSGLKVLELGQLIAGPFAGKTLADFGADVVKIEQPGTGDPLRQWRLLKDGTSVWWQVQSRNKRSLALDLRSGEGQDIVRKLVAETDVMIENFRPGAMEGWGLGPEQLQTINPKLIMLRISGYGQTGPYKDRPGFGVVAEAMGGMRHLSGEPGRTPVRVGISLGDTLAALHGVIGILLALQHRNATGLGQVIDVALYEAVFNCMESLLPEYSAFAAVRGPAGSALPGIAPSNAYLCKDGSYALIAGNGDSIFKRLMQLIGRDDLAQDAALANNTGRVARVEELDRVIGEWTAQLSVEDVLTALDAASVPAGRIYTVADIANDPHYAARGMLDTVEMHDGTQLSVPGIVPKLSLTPGSRVRNAPDLGQDSQAVLKEIGLTDTQISQLIARGIVAGV; encoded by the coding sequence ATGGAAAAAATTCTTCACAATACCGAGACAAAAAATAACCCCCGCTCAGGCCCGCTGTCGGGCTTAAAAGTACTCGAACTCGGGCAACTTATCGCCGGGCCATTTGCCGGTAAAACTCTGGCCGATTTCGGTGCTGATGTGGTGAAAATTGAGCAACCCGGCACCGGCGATCCATTGCGTCAATGGCGCTTGCTAAAAGACGGAACTTCAGTCTGGTGGCAAGTTCAGTCACGCAACAAAAGGTCGCTGGCCTTAGACCTGCGCAGTGGAGAAGGACAAGACATAGTGCGTAAATTAGTCGCCGAAACCGACGTGATGATAGAAAACTTTCGTCCTGGCGCAATGGAAGGCTGGGGGCTTGGACCTGAGCAACTGCAGACCATTAATCCCAAATTAATCATGCTGCGCATCAGCGGTTACGGACAAACTGGGCCTTATAAAGACCGACCTGGTTTTGGCGTAGTTGCTGAAGCCATGGGCGGCATGCGGCATTTGTCTGGCGAGCCTGGACGTACGCCGGTACGGGTGGGAATTAGTCTGGGCGATACCTTGGCGGCCTTGCACGGCGTGATTGGCATTCTTCTGGCTTTGCAGCATCGCAACGCGACTGGCTTAGGCCAAGTCATTGATGTGGCCCTTTATGAAGCCGTGTTCAATTGCATGGAAAGCTTGTTGCCCGAGTACAGCGCGTTTGCTGCCGTGCGCGGGCCAGCCGGGTCCGCACTGCCGGGCATAGCGCCATCGAATGCCTACCTCTGCAAAGATGGAAGTTACGCCTTAATCGCCGGCAATGGCGACAGTATTTTTAAGCGCCTTATGCAACTCATAGGCAGAGACGATTTAGCCCAAGATGCAGCACTGGCCAATAACACCGGCCGGGTCGCTAGAGTAGAAGAGCTTGACCGCGTGATTGGTGAGTGGACGGCGCAACTTAGCGTAGAAGATGTGTTGACGGCCCTGGATGCGGCATCGGTTCCAGCCGGACGTATTTACACCGTCGCAGACATTGCCAACGACCCCCACTACGCGGCCCGCGGCATGTTGGATACGGTTGAGATGCACGACGGCACGCAATTGAGTGTTCCCGGCATAGTGCCAAAGCTCTCGCTCACGCCTGGCTCTCGCGTCAGAAACGCACCCGATCTGGGACAAGACAGCCAAGCGGTGCTCAAAGAAATCGGTTTAACAGATACGCAAATTAGCCAACTAATTGCGCGCGGGATTGTGGCGGGAGTTTGA
- a CDS encoding tetratricopeptide repeat protein, whose amino-acid sequence MIFLNYWVLACCVTATVYPLAAQSNQSAPTSSEVPSTAASNTQLTQSVDDLVEAARAASRADQNYASTALFAQAINQAPERRREWLPEYADQLLYSNQSTQAIPLYQEVLDAPRSQDEKRRSLNGLGNAYLWTDRPSQAREFFEALLREDPNNQEVQRSLGRALSWSGRQREAITHLQQYLRDHPEDQEARVQLAQSQAWMGRQDFAVKTLEDISADRAGARKLHAELERAIAPRTVVDARQSSQSDQVNIRSLRLGHWLNFSNARGAVGLQLEQTEYEREDHSDSIQVSRPMLSGRYRLSDGFEINTEIGRERISPRGSAVQEANVYSSWLTWWPNDIVRFDLSSSRSSFDNLQSLRLGVTANQNALSIDFTPSERQRYNAKIESANYSDGNARLGNQLQAEYRFFSRPEVWVGVKHTRFAFDQQTNNGYFNPLSFHATQLTLRSNWHPDGPDGRWDLASNLAIGSEHVQPDGNKPTSDLSLRAAYKLDAETRLELRLQRFSSRTQTLGFSRRALELTLARTW is encoded by the coding sequence ATGATTTTTCTAAACTACTGGGTACTGGCTTGCTGCGTTACGGCAACTGTTTACCCACTCGCAGCGCAGTCAAACCAATCAGCGCCAACATCATCAGAAGTGCCAAGCACCGCTGCATCCAACACACAGTTAACTCAGTCAGTAGATGACTTAGTAGAGGCCGCTAGAGCCGCTTCCCGCGCAGATCAGAACTACGCATCAACGGCACTGTTTGCCCAAGCCATCAATCAAGCCCCGGAGCGTAGGCGTGAGTGGCTGCCAGAATATGCCGACCAGTTGCTTTATTCGAACCAATCAACCCAAGCCATACCGCTGTATCAAGAAGTGCTGGACGCGCCCCGCTCGCAAGACGAGAAGCGGCGCAGCCTCAATGGTCTAGGCAACGCTTACCTGTGGACAGACCGGCCAAGTCAGGCCAGAGAATTTTTCGAAGCCTTGTTGCGAGAAGATCCTAACAACCAAGAGGTACAGCGCAGCTTGGGGCGCGCCCTGAGCTGGAGTGGTCGCCAGCGCGAAGCCATTACCCATCTGCAGCAGTATTTGCGCGACCACCCCGAGGACCAAGAAGCCCGCGTACAGCTAGCCCAGTCGCAGGCATGGATGGGACGCCAAGACTTTGCGGTCAAGACACTGGAAGACATTAGCGCAGACCGCGCAGGCGCTCGCAAACTGCACGCCGAACTGGAACGAGCCATTGCGCCGCGCACAGTAGTCGATGCGCGGCAGTCTAGCCAATCAGATCAAGTCAATATTCGCAGCCTGCGGCTAGGTCATTGGCTGAATTTCTCTAATGCACGAGGTGCAGTCGGCTTGCAGCTAGAGCAAACCGAATACGAGCGCGAAGACCACAGCGATTCGATACAAGTAAGCCGACCTATGCTGAGTGGACGCTACCGCTTGAGCGACGGATTCGAGATCAATACAGAAATCGGCCGCGAGCGCATTAGCCCGCGCGGCAGTGCGGTGCAGGAAGCCAACGTATATTCAAGCTGGCTGACTTGGTGGCCCAACGATATAGTGCGTTTTGATTTGAGCAGCAGCCGCAGTAGCTTTGACAACTTACAGTCGCTACGCCTAGGAGTCACCGCCAACCAAAATGCGCTGTCAATCGACTTCACGCCCAGTGAACGGCAGCGCTACAACGCCAAGATAGAAAGTGCAAACTACAGCGACGGCAACGCCAGACTGGGTAATCAGTTGCAAGCCGAGTACCGATTTTTCTCTCGCCCTGAGGTCTGGGTTGGCGTTAAACACACACGCTTTGCGTTCGACCAACAAACCAATAACGGTTACTTTAACCCGCTGAGCTTTCATGCAACGCAGCTCACACTGCGTAGTAATTGGCACCCCGACGGACCGGACGGTCGCTGGGACTTGGCCAGTAATTTGGCTATTGGGAGCGAACATGTACAGCCCGATGGCAACAAACCGACCTCGGACTTAAGCCTGCGCGCAGCTTACAAACTGGACGCAGAAACACGGTTAGAACTGCGCTTGCAACGCTTTAGCTCGCGCACACAAACCCTAGGTTTCTCACGTAGAGCCTTAGAACTGACGCTTGCGCGGACCTGGTGA